A single window of Bacteroidia bacterium DNA harbors:
- a CDS encoding T9SS type A sorting domain-containing protein produces the protein MKLSLFLVLNFVGIYAAIAQVIPAARRVDWQNTGYPHPIPNPTHIINVKSFGAVGDGITDDYPAIINAMNALGGHRGVVFFPAGTYLIKNQIAANDSVIFRGVSSDSTILKFDFNGNTKNCFNIWGDFPDTVEVPIIGGLSKGSNTLTVTNPTHFAVGEDIEIKQDNGSWDINPVFWANESVGHLATITAISGSEITISEPLRMDFDITLNPRMRKVTMRKEVGIECLRIHKVDTCNYTGCVSFNISFSIAKQCWVKGVESSMSIGAHIGIGISTHITVQGCYIHDAFTYTGVGTRGYGVVLFKHTTACRIENNIFEHLRHAMMVKEGSNGNVFGYNYSMDPYRTEYPHDATADISVHGHYPFSNLFEGNIAQNIIVDGYWGIAGPYNTFFRNRAELYGFLHDISPPQENQNYVGNEVTNTASGKGFFFIPGTNIFSHGNNVKGSIVPSGTGTLADTTYYLTSKPDYWDIPGVTWSIGIPNPLNSGTNPAKVRYFSGGAKTVCQTLLTKSNTTYFEVSALSPYPNPAFSSIYFSEPVQECVLSDVSGKVLLVHKNTQQIDVGFLANGLYLLTVTKREVKKTYKIVKQ, from the coding sequence ATGAAACTTTCACTTTTTCTAGTACTTAATTTTGTAGGAATATACGCTGCAATAGCCCAGGTTATTCCTGCGGCGCGAAGAGTAGATTGGCAAAATACAGGATACCCTCATCCTATTCCTAACCCAACCCATATTATCAATGTAAAATCTTTTGGAGCAGTAGGAGATGGTATTACAGACGATTATCCCGCAATTATTAACGCAATGAATGCATTAGGCGGACACAGAGGCGTGGTATTTTTTCCAGCAGGCACGTACTTAATTAAAAATCAAATTGCGGCAAACGATAGTGTAATTTTTAGAGGAGTATCTTCGGATTCTACAATTTTGAAGTTTGATTTTAACGGCAATACTAAAAACTGTTTCAATATATGGGGAGATTTTCCTGACACTGTCGAAGTGCCTATCATAGGTGGACTGAGTAAGGGCAGTAATACGCTTACTGTAACTAATCCAACGCATTTTGCTGTGGGCGAAGATATTGAAATAAAACAAGATAATGGCAGTTGGGACATCAACCCTGTATTTTGGGCAAATGAATCCGTAGGACACTTAGCTACTATTACGGCTATTTCAGGGAGCGAAATTACCATAAGTGAACCCCTTCGAATGGACTTTGATATTACCCTAAATCCAAGAATGCGAAAAGTTACCATGCGTAAAGAGGTAGGAATTGAATGTCTGCGCATTCACAAGGTAGATACTTGCAACTATACTGGCTGTGTATCTTTCAATATCTCTTTTAGCATTGCAAAACAATGCTGGGTAAAAGGCGTAGAAAGCAGCATGTCCATAGGGGCGCATATTGGGATAGGGATTAGTACACACATCACTGTACAAGGTTGTTACATTCACGATGCTTTTACCTATACAGGAGTAGGTACACGGGGCTACGGAGTAGTTTTATTCAAGCACACCACAGCTTGCCGTATTGAAAATAACATTTTTGAACATTTACGGCACGCTATGATGGTCAAAGAAGGTTCAAATGGAAATGTATTTGGATACAACTATTCTATGGACCCTTACCGAACAGAATACCCCCACGATGCAACGGCAGATATATCTGTACATGGGCATTATCCTTTTTCTAATTTGTTTGAAGGTAACATTGCACAAAATATCATTGTAGATGGTTATTGGGGCATAGCAGGACCATACAATACTTTCTTCCGTAATCGTGCAGAATTGTATGGATTCTTGCATGATATCTCGCCCCCACAGGAAAATCAAAATTATGTAGGCAATGAAGTTACAAATACTGCATCTGGAAAAGGTTTTTTCTTTATACCTGGTACAAATATCTTTTCTCATGGAAATAATGTCAAAGGTTCTATTGTGCCATCAGGTACAGGAACACTTGCCGATACCACTTACTACCTGACCTCAAAACCTGATTATTGGGATATACCTGGGGTTACTTGGTCTATTGGCATCCCTAATCCACTTAATTCAGGTACTAATCCTGCCAAAGTCCGATATTTTTCAGGGGGAGCAAAAACAGTATGTCAAACTTTACTAACAAAATCAAACACTACTTATTTTGAGGTTAGTGCTTTATCCCCTTATCCTAATCCTGCTTTTAGCTCAATATATTTCTCTGAACCTGTTCAAGAGTGTGTTCTTTCAGATGTGTCTGGCAAAGTATTGTTAGTACACAAAAACACTCAGCAAATTGATGTTGGCTTTTTAGCTAATGGATTGTACTTGCTCACAGTTACAAAGAGAGAGGTCAAAAAAACGTACAAAATAGTCAAGCAGTAG